From a single Nostoc sp. MS1 genomic region:
- a CDS encoding EF-hand domain-containing protein, whose protein sequence is MATEQELKSLFNNLDRDQDGKVSINELFLSPGLSAVISSETNTNSPQELLAQYDTDDDGNIIYEELKQAVKKASNLT, encoded by the coding sequence ATGGCAACCGAGCAAGAGCTTAAATCTCTTTTTAACAACTTAGATCGCGATCAAGACGGAAAAGTCTCCATTAATGAGCTTTTTTTAAGTCCTGGCTTAAGTGCAGTCATCTCATCAGAAACAAATACCAATAGTCCGCAAGAATTACTAGCACAGTATGATACAGACGATGATGGTAATATTATTTATGAAGAGTTAAAGCAAGCAGTTAAGAAAGCCAGTAATTTAACGTAG
- a CDS encoding NHLP bacteriocin system secretion protein has protein sequence MEVKKQNKLFRQKSLDRLEKLSSPEGIDHLVRVVSPQSWLLGISLSVLGLLAISWAFFGRIPITVAGQGVLIHPRKVVDLQSTASGQVIEMKVRVGQDVKQGDLLAIVDQTELKKQLQQQRTKLLELTEQNLAQSELQQRRASQEQLLVQQERLGIQQKIEQLQTITPALVQQELFAIHQRRVSIEQNLKSLQNISPELQERLNKRQSLQNAGAISDDLLLEAKQTYIDNLKQISQMQADLKDLDVRQLTIQKSLKENANQILDLQTRSRALDTRTTQLQQQDLETATTRLNKLQDVKREIARLELQLQGKSEIRSKYNGRVLELATSAGQVLNPGVRLGSIDVADANSKILALVYLPIQEGKKVKPGMSIEVTPDTVQRARFGGIVGRVSQVSPFPDSRQGAISLVGNAEIVDKLLRGQTALGMFVELQKDSTTFSGYRWSSSSGPQLQITPGTTVNGRITVEERAPITFILPSLKSTTGLD, from the coding sequence ATGGAGGTTAAAAAGCAAAATAAACTATTTCGCCAGAAATCTCTGGATAGATTAGAAAAATTGTCTTCCCCTGAAGGCATTGATCATCTTGTACGTGTAGTTAGTCCTCAAAGTTGGTTACTCGGAATTTCGTTGAGTGTGCTAGGTTTACTAGCAATATCATGGGCATTTTTTGGGCGTATTCCTATTACTGTAGCTGGGCAAGGTGTACTGATTCATCCACGGAAAGTAGTTGATTTGCAATCTACAGCTAGTGGACAGGTGATAGAGATGAAAGTTCGTGTTGGTCAGGATGTGAAGCAAGGTGATCTACTCGCAATAGTTGACCAAACTGAATTAAAAAAACAGTTACAGCAACAACGCACCAAACTTTTAGAACTAACAGAACAAAATTTAGCTCAGAGTGAACTACAACAACGTCGTGCTAGTCAAGAACAACTGCTTGTACAACAAGAACGTCTAGGAATACAGCAAAAAATCGAGCAGTTACAAACAATCACACCTGCACTTGTTCAGCAAGAACTATTTGCTATTCATCAGCGACGGGTGTCGATAGAGCAGAATTTGAAATCCCTGCAAAACATTTCTCCTGAACTTCAGGAACGCTTAAATAAACGCCAGAGTTTACAAAATGCTGGAGCTATATCTGATGATTTGCTCTTAGAAGCGAAACAAACATATATAGATAATCTCAAGCAAATTTCGCAAATGCAGGCGGATTTAAAAGACCTAGATGTTCGCCAATTGACAATTCAAAAATCTCTAAAAGAAAATGCTAATCAAATTTTGGATTTGCAAACGCGCTCTAGAGCATTAGATACTAGAACTACGCAATTGCAGCAACAAGATTTAGAAACAGCAACAACTAGATTAAATAAATTGCAAGATGTGAAGCGGGAGATAGCCCGATTAGAATTACAACTACAAGGCAAAAGCGAAATCCGCAGCAAATATAATGGACGGGTGTTAGAACTAGCGACATCAGCTGGGCAAGTTCTCAATCCAGGTGTGCGTTTAGGTTCTATTGATGTTGCCGATGCCAATAGTAAGATATTAGCTTTAGTTTATTTACCAATTCAAGAAGGTAAAAAAGTCAAACCTGGGATGTCTATAGAGGTCACACCAGATACCGTACAACGCGCCCGTTTTGGTGGCATTGTAGGTAGAGTGAGTCAGGTTTCACCATTTCCCGATAGTAGACAAGGCGCAATTAGTTTAGTAGGTAATGCAGAGATTGTAGATAAATTATTGCGTGGACAAACTGCATTGGGAATGTTTGTGGAATTGCAGAAAGACTCCACTACTTTTAGTGGTTATCGTTGGTCGTCTTCGTCAGGGCCACAATTACAAATAACACCAGGAACAACAGTCAATGGACGCATCACGGTCGAAGAACGCGCACCCATTACATTTATTTTACCTAGTTTGAAGTCTACAACGGGACTGGACTAA
- a CDS encoding WD40 repeat domain-containing protein, with the protein MKHYGPISGITAYQDKYVATAGYDNLVVLWDGSTKTPIHRSYHDHLANQCAFSPDGKYLVSASSDYTARLWEVPTMRLQAVLAGHSDDVEMAAFNSKGDLIATCSRDRTIKIFGLDGTIKSTLQGHEADVISVTWESNGCYLISSSDDGTVRRWNTLTGELIETIDLSGVETDTIVITQSGVIFAGDDEGKISAIASTGISHIPAHNAGIKRLIYNEAKRLLVSLSYDRKLIIWSVSPEASLTKICCADLPSVVWPRSCAFFSDTKLVFGTFGSTFATYDYSANVWDVNGIEPDISLNAVAYAHHQTYTVGDAGIVFRDGQPIAELGSLCNFLLPFGDTVLTGGQLGIVFNAVNGKTIYQHHSPLNCGATFVKDGIPHAIIGAYTGEGLVFQQNEHGEINLVATIQLHNNAVKGVSAAGERIFSVCATGAAAFHGILDFECISRIENAHDRIANGCTAIGANCFASISRDLKLRLWNGNQVEIFATPHKNSIKCIASSPDGAYIATGNYTGTVAIFDVAQKTWIRVVRPTAAGISAITAGAKPHTFIASSYDGKLYVISAE; encoded by the coding sequence ATGAAACATTATGGCCCTATTAGTGGAATTACTGCTTATCAAGATAAATACGTGGCAACAGCAGGTTATGACAACTTAGTTGTGCTGTGGGATGGTAGTACAAAAACGCCAATTCATCGTTCTTATCATGATCATTTAGCTAATCAGTGCGCCTTTAGTCCTGATGGCAAATATTTGGTCAGTGCTAGCAGTGACTACACAGCACGCCTGTGGGAAGTGCCTACTATGCGATTACAGGCTGTATTAGCGGGTCATAGTGATGATGTGGAAATGGCTGCATTTAACTCAAAAGGTGATTTAATTGCGACTTGTTCCCGCGATCGCACAATTAAAATATTCGGTCTAGACGGGACAATTAAGTCAACTTTGCAAGGACACGAAGCCGATGTCATTTCAGTAACTTGGGAAAGCAACGGTTGTTATTTAATTTCTAGTAGTGATGATGGTACGGTTCGCAGATGGAACACACTAACTGGCGAACTTATTGAAACCATCGACTTAAGTGGCGTGGAAACTGATACGATTGTCATTACCCAAAGTGGTGTAATTTTTGCAGGCGATGACGAAGGAAAAATATCTGCGATCGCTAGCACTGGTATCAGCCATATCCCAGCCCACAATGCAGGTATTAAAAGACTTATTTATAATGAAGCAAAACGTCTGTTAGTCAGCCTCAGCTATGACCGCAAACTAATCATTTGGTCAGTCAGTCCAGAAGCTAGTTTAACTAAAATCTGCTGTGCAGACTTACCCAGTGTTGTCTGGCCTCGCTCTTGCGCCTTTTTTAGTGACACGAAATTAGTGTTTGGAACTTTTGGTTCGACTTTTGCCACTTACGACTACAGCGCAAATGTTTGGGACGTTAATGGTATAGAACCTGATATTAGCCTCAATGCTGTAGCTTATGCCCATCATCAAACTTATACTGTTGGTGATGCAGGTATTGTCTTTCGTGATGGTCAGCCAATTGCTGAGTTAGGCAGTTTATGTAATTTTCTCTTACCATTTGGCGATACAGTCTTGACTGGTGGACAATTAGGCATAGTTTTTAATGCTGTCAACGGCAAAACAATTTACCAACACCATTCTCCCCTCAACTGCGGTGCTACATTTGTCAAAGACGGCATACCACATGCAATTATCGGTGCGTACACTGGGGAAGGTCTAGTATTTCAGCAAAATGAGCATGGTGAAATTAATCTTGTTGCAACTATTCAACTGCACAACAACGCAGTTAAAGGTGTAAGCGCAGCAGGAGAGAGGATTTTTTCGGTCTGCGCCACAGGTGCAGCTGCATTTCATGGCATCTTAGACTTTGAATGTATTTCACGTATAGAAAATGCTCATGACCGTATTGCTAATGGTTGTACGGCTATAGGTGCAAATTGTTTTGCTAGTATTAGCCGTGACCTCAAACTACGACTATGGAATGGAAATCAGGTAGAAATATTTGCCACACCTCATAAAAACTCGATTAAATGTATAGCGAGTTCACCAGATGGTGCATATATCGCTACAGGTAACTACACAGGTACAGTCGCTATCTTTGATGTAGCACAAAAAACTTGGATTCGCGTCGTTCGTCCTACAGCCGCAGGTATTTCTGCAATTACCGCAGGTGCAAAACCTCATACTTTTATAGCTAGCTCTTACGACGGTAAATTATACGTTATTTCTGCGGAGTGA
- a CDS encoding NHLP family bacteriocin export ABC transporter peptidase/permease/ATPase subunit: MSDRTKFYRKVKTPLVLQMESVECGAAALGIILAYFGRIVPLAELRQACGVSRDGSGALDIVKAARQYGLVAKIFKKGIAALIQQRPPYIVFWNFNHFVVVEGFSGDAFSEKTRHKSHVWINDPAIGQRRVSFPEFDDAYTGVVLVLEPGPDFIKGGSKPSVIQNLATRLQGSYSTLAYCVLISFLLIIPSITIPVCTQIFVDEVLLQGREHWLRPLILGMLVVILFEGTLAWLRLLHLRRFRVVLSVKMSSNFLWHILHLPINFYSQRYAGEVASRQMLNNRVAQVLSGQLATTLIDAVLLIIYSFIMYQYDTVLATTTVFLAIANFVVLKGLSQKRIAASIQLSQVHGMMTGVGVGGLKRIEMLKASGLESDFFARWAGHQAKVINIQQEVGIPTRLLQVLPIFLSSIAFMSLIVLGGWRVMNGYLSIGTLIAFQSLMIRFMQPINGLVEMGSTLQELVGDIDRLEDVLSNPMDQNCQLSHKEQVREFADSIDFLTDIELENITFGYNKAAAPLIENFNLSLTPGKTVAIVGASGSGKSTVARLVAGLYEPWDGQVLINGRSRHSIPKYVLYEDLTMVEQEIFLFTGTVRDNLTLWNHTVDQETLASACQDAEIADTILALPGGYNAEILEGGLNLSGGERQRLEIARSLVSEPKILILDEATSALDPQTERRVMENLRHRGCACLIVAHRLSAIRDCDEIIVLQAGQVVERGTHPELWQQQGVYAALIRSEGDSL, from the coding sequence ATGAGCGATCGCACCAAATTTTACCGGAAAGTGAAAACACCACTGGTTCTGCAAATGGAATCTGTAGAATGTGGTGCAGCTGCTTTAGGGATTATTCTCGCCTACTTCGGTCGCATTGTCCCATTGGCAGAACTACGCCAAGCTTGTGGAGTCTCCCGTGATGGTAGCGGCGCATTAGATATTGTCAAAGCAGCTCGACAGTATGGTTTAGTAGCAAAGATATTTAAAAAAGGCATTGCTGCACTCATACAACAACGTCCTCCCTATATTGTATTTTGGAACTTTAACCATTTTGTCGTCGTAGAAGGGTTCTCTGGTGATGCTTTTTCTGAAAAAACCCGACACAAAAGCCACGTTTGGATTAATGACCCAGCAATTGGTCAGCGTCGCGTTTCCTTTCCAGAATTTGATGATGCTTACACAGGCGTAGTCCTGGTTCTAGAACCTGGGCCTGACTTCATCAAAGGTGGGAGTAAACCTAGTGTAATTCAAAATTTAGCGACCAGACTCCAAGGCTCATACAGCACACTGGCTTACTGTGTATTAATTAGTTTCTTACTAATCATTCCCAGTATTACCATACCTGTATGTACTCAAATCTTTGTGGATGAAGTTCTCTTACAAGGACGAGAACATTGGTTGCGGCCTTTAATTTTAGGAATGCTAGTGGTCATTCTGTTTGAAGGTACTCTAGCTTGGTTACGTTTATTACATTTGCGGCGATTTCGCGTGGTGCTGTCCGTTAAAATGTCTAGTAACTTTCTGTGGCATATATTACACTTGCCCATCAATTTTTATAGCCAACGATACGCAGGCGAAGTTGCTAGCCGCCAAATGTTAAATAACAGAGTCGCGCAAGTGCTTTCAGGACAACTAGCGACAACTTTGATCGATGCAGTATTGCTGATCATTTATTCATTTATCATGTATCAATATGATACAGTATTAGCCACAACAACAGTATTTTTAGCTATAGCTAATTTTGTAGTTTTAAAAGGTTTATCACAAAAAAGAATAGCTGCCAGTATTCAACTATCACAGGTACATGGGATGATGACTGGTGTCGGGGTGGGCGGGCTAAAAAGAATCGAAATGCTCAAAGCCTCTGGATTAGAGTCTGATTTTTTTGCTCGTTGGGCTGGACATCAAGCCAAAGTCATTAATATCCAACAAGAAGTAGGTATTCCCACCAGATTATTGCAAGTATTACCGATTTTTCTATCTAGCATCGCTTTCATGAGTTTAATTGTCCTTGGTGGCTGGCGAGTCATGAATGGTTATCTCAGCATTGGGACATTAATTGCCTTCCAAAGCTTGATGATTAGGTTTATGCAGCCAATTAATGGTTTAGTCGAAATGGGTAGTACATTGCAAGAATTAGTTGGTGATATTGATCGCTTAGAAGATGTTTTGAGTAATCCTATGGATCAGAATTGTCAGCTAAGTCACAAAGAGCAAGTGCGAGAATTTGCCGACTCAATAGATTTCTTGACCGATATCGAGTTAGAAAACATTACTTTTGGTTATAACAAAGCAGCCGCGCCTTTAATTGAAAATTTTAATTTATCGCTGACACCTGGTAAAACTGTAGCGATTGTTGGTGCTAGTGGTTCGGGAAAATCTACTGTGGCTCGTTTAGTTGCTGGTTTATACGAACCTTGGGATGGTCAAGTCTTAATTAACGGACGATCGCGGCACTCTATCCCCAAGTATGTATTATATGAAGATTTAACAATGGTGGAGCAGGAGATTTTCTTATTTACAGGTACAGTGCGGGATAATTTGACCTTATGGAATCACACTGTTGACCAGGAAACCTTAGCTTCTGCCTGCCAAGACGCAGAAATCGCAGATACTATATTGGCTCTACCGGGTGGCTACAATGCCGAAATTTTAGAAGGGGGATTAAACCTGAGTGGTGGCGAACGCCAGCGATTGGAGATTGCGCGATCGCTTGTTAGTGAACCAAAGATTTTAATTCTCGATGAAGCAACAAGTGCGCTTGATCCACAAACTGAACGCAGAGTCATGGAGAACTTGCGCCATCGGGGTTGTGCTTGTTTAATTGTCGCCCATCGTCTCAGTGCAATTCGGGATTGTGATGAGATTATTGTATTACAAGCAGGTCAAGTGGTGGAACGAGGCACTCATCCCGAATTATGGCAACAGCAAGGGGTTTATGCCGCATTAATTAGAAGTGAGGGAGATTCTCTCTAG
- a CDS encoding formylglycine-generating enzyme family protein has translation MSYSFSTDFVSIPAGEFGMGSTLAEVEACVEYWGSKLVDSTYNKSKFYQWILKEFPKHSVCLPAFKINRFPVVNGDYFEFVKATDARIPKSILLDEPSNHPVWGVSFEEAQSYADWSSLKLGWQCRLPTEAEWEYAARGNSDNEYPFGQEFDAQKCNTIEAGIGHTTPVDLYTNAASEFGVCDLAGNVEEWTVDFYQPYTGGKYIDDDLSMVLGQYRILRGGSFARGGDLARSARRHGPFPSEVFQYTGFRLVIPEDV, from the coding sequence ATTAGTTACTCATTTTCTACAGATTTTGTATCTATCCCGGCTGGAGAATTTGGCATGGGTTCAACATTAGCAGAAGTAGAGGCTTGTGTTGAATACTGGGGGTCAAAATTAGTTGATTCTACCTACAATAAATCTAAATTTTATCAATGGATACTGAAAGAATTTCCTAAGCATTCAGTCTGCTTACCAGCATTTAAAATTAATCGATTTCCAGTAGTGAATGGAGATTATTTTGAATTTGTCAAAGCTACGGATGCTAGGATACCAAAATCGATTTTGTTGGATGAACCCAGCAATCATCCAGTCTGGGGTGTTTCATTTGAAGAAGCACAAAGTTACGCTGATTGGTCAAGTCTCAAATTAGGATGGCAATGCCGATTACCAACTGAAGCTGAGTGGGAATATGCAGCGCGTGGAAATTCGGACAATGAATATCCATTCGGTCAAGAATTTGACGCTCAAAAGTGTAACACCATTGAAGCTGGTATTGGTCATACAACACCTGTTGACCTTTATACTAACGCCGCTTCTGAATTTGGTGTTTGTGACTTAGCTGGAAACGTTGAGGAATGGACTGTTGATTTTTATCAACCATATACAGGTGGTAAGTATATTGACGATGATTTAAGTATGGTATTGGGGCAATATCGGATACTTAGGGGTGGTTCTTTTGCCCGTGGTGGTGACTTAGCACGTAGTGCTAGAAGACACGGCCCGTTTCCGTCGGAAGTATTTCAATACACTGGTTTTCGACTTGTAATTCCAGAAGATGTTTAA
- a CDS encoding GTP cyclohydrolase II, which produces MLEKVRVRNSVDIPLSMGVTGTFYTFLGFKNHQEHFAIKFGTPDQDCPLVRVHSECLTGDVFQSLRCDCGNQLKEAMEVLADRGGYLIYLRQEGRGIGLYHKIDAYVLQDQGFDTYEANNKLNFPDDAREFACAAGILEALEITSIKLLSNNPDKLRQISDYGIHVKEMISTGVYVNKHNISYLKAKVKKHKHIINLPQNNNWQLNKLLASQ; this is translated from the coding sequence ATGCTTGAAAAAGTTAGAGTGAGAAATTCAGTAGATATTCCTTTATCAATGGGTGTAACTGGGACTTTTTACACATTTTTAGGTTTTAAGAATCATCAAGAACATTTTGCTATTAAGTTCGGTACTCCCGATCAAGATTGTCCTTTAGTTCGAGTTCATTCTGAGTGTTTAACAGGAGATGTTTTTCAATCTTTACGATGTGATTGTGGTAATCAACTCAAAGAAGCAATGGAAGTTCTTGCCGATAGAGGAGGCTACTTAATTTACTTACGTCAGGAAGGTCGTGGTATAGGACTTTATCACAAGATTGATGCTTATGTGCTTCAAGACCAAGGCTTTGATACTTATGAAGCTAACAACAAGTTGAACTTTCCAGATGATGCACGAGAATTTGCTTGCGCGGCTGGTATTCTGGAAGCATTAGAAATTACATCGATTAAATTATTATCTAATAATCCAGATAAATTACGTCAAATTTCTGATTATGGCATCCACGTAAAAGAAATGATCTCAACTGGAGTTTATGTAAACAAGCATAATATTAGTTACTTGAAAGCTAAGGTAAAGAAACACAAACATATAATTAATTTACCTCAAAACAATAACTGGCAATTAAATAAATTGCTGGCTTCTCAATAG
- a CDS encoding NHLP bacteriocin export ABC transporter permease/ATPase subunit: protein MLEGLHRKQKQAKKSRQQRLEKLNQQVLQTAWQELAAPLESPSNFYPITNVECDDPLLVAAQVVGKSMGLEIVQPPPSEDTSHLKEPLSAIARASRLRTRTVILRDNWWMGNCQALVAFEDDHPVALIPNSSDRYVLFDPQTGTSEPVTEDVAMGLSPQAYMFYKPLPDQLLTAIDILKFSFRDAGKDILAVFVIGVAISLLGMFTSLAMGILIDQVILNSNRNLLWQLGLGLLAAALGVGTLQLVQNFTLIKIESKADFSTQSAVWDRVLRLKIPFFRQYTAGDLHSRVSVISTIRRTVGGATISSILNASFSLLNLGILIYYSLPLGLLAGAIGVSIFIVTITVGNRKLSQLRFLEDLRGKNFGLTIQLINGISKLRVAGAETRAFAYWSRKYSQQQRLEISTQTIENNLAVFNQVLIPLSLAIIYCFVIAVLRSQSDYSLGRFLAFNAAYATFIAGIINLSNITNRILDIVPQWERAKGILRTELEVIPNQAIDPGKLSGRLALDRVSFRYRQEGTLTLNAVSIHAEPGEFIAIVGPSGSGKSTLFRLLLGFESPMSGKVYYDNQDLATLDIERVRRQLGVVLQNSSPEAASLYENIAGSALVSLNEAWEAAENAGLADDIDAMPMGMNTVVSEGGLTLSGGQRQRLMIARALVLKPQIILFDEATSALDNHTQAIVSASLEKLAVTRIVIAHRLNTIRNADRIYVLEHGRIVQQGTFTELVNQEGLFAELAARQMI from the coding sequence GTGTTAGAAGGGTTACATAGAAAACAAAAACAGGCTAAAAAATCACGCCAGCAACGCTTAGAAAAACTTAATCAACAAGTTCTCCAAACAGCTTGGCAAGAATTAGCTGCGCCTCTGGAATCTCCATCTAATTTTTATCCTATTACTAATGTTGAGTGTGATGACCCTTTATTAGTAGCTGCACAGGTGGTAGGAAAAAGCATGGGTTTAGAAATTGTCCAGCCGCCACCCTCAGAAGATACCAGTCACCTCAAAGAACCGTTGAGTGCGATCGCACGAGCTTCTAGATTACGCACCAGGACAGTAATTTTACGTGATAATTGGTGGATGGGGAATTGCCAAGCTTTAGTGGCTTTTGAAGATGATCACCCTGTAGCCTTAATTCCCAACTCTAGCGATCGCTATGTACTTTTTGACCCCCAAACTGGCACAAGTGAACCTGTGACAGAAGATGTCGCTATGGGCTTGTCTCCACAAGCTTATATGTTTTACAAGCCATTACCAGACCAACTGTTGACAGCAATTGATATCCTCAAATTTAGTTTTCGTGACGCAGGTAAAGATATATTAGCCGTGTTTGTGATTGGTGTGGCTATTTCCTTGTTGGGGATGTTTACATCCTTAGCGATGGGTATTCTCATCGACCAAGTGATTTTAAACAGTAATCGCAATTTATTATGGCAATTAGGTTTAGGACTTTTGGCTGCTGCTTTGGGGGTAGGTACTTTACAATTAGTGCAGAATTTTACCCTAATTAAAATAGAAAGCAAAGCAGACTTCTCAACTCAATCTGCTGTTTGGGATCGCGTTTTAAGGCTGAAAATACCTTTTTTCCGACAATACACGGCTGGAGATTTACATTCACGGGTATCAGTCATTAGCACCATCAGGCGGACTGTGGGTGGTGCAACTATCAGTAGTATATTAAATGCTAGTTTTAGTCTGCTTAACTTGGGCATCCTCATCTACTATAGTCTGCCACTGGGCTTGCTGGCTGGCGCAATAGGGGTTTCCATCTTCATAGTGACAATTACTGTTGGTAATCGTAAGCTCAGTCAATTACGTTTTTTGGAGGACTTGAGAGGGAAAAATTTTGGTTTAACGATTCAACTAATTAATGGCATTTCCAAATTACGTGTAGCTGGCGCAGAAACTAGAGCTTTTGCTTATTGGAGCCGCAAATATTCACAGCAGCAACGTTTAGAAATTAGTACCCAGACTATCGAAAATAACTTAGCAGTGTTCAATCAGGTATTAATACCCTTGAGTTTAGCAATCATATACTGCTTTGTCATAGCTGTTTTGCGATCGCAAAGTGATTACTCTTTAGGTCGATTTTTAGCTTTTAATGCCGCTTACGCAACTTTTATAGCTGGCATCATTAATTTAAGTAATATTACTAACAGAATTTTAGACATCGTACCTCAATGGGAACGTGCTAAGGGTATTCTGAGAACTGAACTTGAGGTCATTCCCAACCAAGCTATTGATCCAGGGAAACTATCTGGCAGACTAGCATTAGATCGAGTTAGTTTTCGTTACCGTCAAGAAGGAACTTTAACACTCAACGCTGTTTCTATTCACGCTGAACCTGGTGAATTTATCGCCATAGTTGGCCCTTCTGGTAGCGGTAAATCTACTTTATTTAGACTTTTATTAGGTTTTGAATCTCCCATGTCTGGGAAGGTTTATTACGATAACCAAGATTTGGCAACCCTTGATATTGAGAGAGTACGCCGTCAGCTAGGAGTAGTATTACAAAATAGTAGTCCCGAAGCCGCTTCTTTGTATGAAAATATTGCTGGTAGTGCTTTAGTTAGTTTAAACGAAGCTTGGGAAGCAGCAGAAAATGCCGGGTTAGCTGATGATATCGATGCCATGCCGATGGGGATGAATACTGTTGTTAGTGAGGGAGGTTTGACCCTTTCCGGTGGTCAGCGTCAGCGATTAATGATTGCCCGTGCTTTAGTTTTGAAACCACAAATTATTCTCTTTGATGAAGCGACCAGTGCCTTAGACAATCATACACAGGCTATTGTCAGTGCTAGTTTAGAAAAACTTGCCGTAACTAGGATTGTCATTGCTCACCGTCTCAATACAATTCGTAATGCTGACCGAATTTATGTTTTAGAACATGGTCGTATAGTTCAACAAGGTACGTTTACAGAATTAGTTAATCAAGAAGGTTTATTTGCTGAACTTGCTGCTAGACAGATGATTTGA
- the ribD gene encoding bifunctional diaminohydroxyphosphoribosylaminopyrimidine deaminase/5-amino-6-(5-phosphoribosylamino)uracil reductase RibD encodes MITLAAGFGSGGIIRHTLTDDLAHQIHLPVVSGVNSHEYWMQRALQCAMQSIGITSPNPAVGCVIVKNNQLIAQGATESYGNRHAERVAIESVSDRSLLQGATIYITLEPCSHFGKQPPCVHLVKSCGFEKCVIGIADPNPLVNGNGIRLLQASGVDVITGVLENELLAWHTPFLLSQLLQRTIFIGKWAQTLDGQLAYDNGQSKWISGDESRAYTHWLRQKYDAIMVGAGTAIADKPSLTVRNCALPHNRHPVRVIFDPRGRIFQSFTSISDDFYKNTFSNLAPVLLIIEQTVLDQVDTVIVQQIQKLSHVHILPMPAAVEPTTWLAEVLASQQVTAMVGRCIQSVMIEGGPRLLSLFFKNAMIDIAHTFTAPTIGGGRENRLEIPAEYGRGWRMYPFAYNRLGEDIAVEYLSQSSIEKLQTICLQNVTRKLILS; translated from the coding sequence ATGATCACTTTGGCGGCTGGTTTTGGCAGTGGTGGGATTATCAGACACACTCTAACTGATGATTTAGCTCATCAAATACATCTACCTGTTGTATCTGGAGTCAACAGCCATGAATACTGGATGCAAAGAGCATTGCAATGCGCTATGCAAAGTATTGGGATCACCAGTCCTAATCCGGCTGTGGGTTGTGTGATTGTCAAAAATAATCAGTTAATTGCTCAAGGCGCGACAGAAAGCTACGGTAATCGTCATGCAGAAAGAGTAGCAATTGAAAGTGTGAGCGATCGCAGTTTACTCCAAGGTGCAACCATTTACATCACCTTAGAACCTTGTTCTCATTTTGGTAAGCAGCCACCATGCGTCCATCTCGTGAAATCATGTGGTTTTGAAAAATGCGTTATTGGGATTGCTGATCCTAATCCCTTAGTTAATGGTAATGGTATCCGCTTATTGCAAGCATCTGGCGTGGATGTAATTACAGGCGTGTTGGAAAATGAACTTTTAGCTTGGCATACACCTTTTCTACTTTCCCAATTGTTACAACGGACTATTTTTATTGGTAAATGGGCGCAGACATTAGATGGTCAACTGGCTTACGATAATGGTCAGTCCAAGTGGATTTCTGGTGATGAATCCCGTGCTTATACTCACTGGCTGCGGCAAAAGTATGATGCAATTATGGTAGGTGCAGGAACTGCGATCGCTGATAAACCATCTTTAACAGTACGTAATTGTGCCTTACCTCACAATCGCCATCCAGTCAGAGTAATTTTTGACCCCCGTGGTCGGATTTTCCAATCTTTCACCAGTATCTCTGATGATTTTTACAAAAATACTTTCTCTAATTTAGCTCCTGTGCTGTTGATTATAGAACAGACAGTTTTAGATCAAGTAGACACAGTTATTGTGCAACAGATTCAGAAATTATCTCATGTTCATATTCTGCCTATGCCTGCGGCTGTAGAACCGACTACTTGGTTAGCTGAAGTTTTGGCATCTCAACAGGTAACAGCAATGGTAGGACGCTGTATACAAAGTGTGATGATTGAAGGCGGCCCCAGGTTGCTATCCTTATTCTTTAAAAATGCCATGATTGATATAGCTCATACATTTACTGCACCAACTATTGGTGGTGGTAGGGAAAATCGCTTAGAAATTCCCGCAGAATATGGTAGAGGCTGGCGGATGTATCCTTTTGCCTATAATAGATTGGGCGAAGATATTGCAGTTGAATATTTGTCTCAATCTTCCATAGAAAAACTGCAAACTATCTGTCTCCAAAACGTCACCCGAAAGCTGATCCTTTCATAA